In one Xiphophorus couchianus chromosome 17, X_couchianus-1.0, whole genome shotgun sequence genomic region, the following are encoded:
- the lrrn3b gene encoding leucine-rich repeat neuronal protein 3 → MKDMSFVDCLFIGLAMASLAVATEVGPDCPKLCVCEIRPWFSPTSVYMEVQTVDCNDVGLFSLSERLPMGTQVLLLQTNNVAKIVKPLDYLANITEIDLSQNNLSSISDIHLGNLSQLASLHLEENWIEELPERCLSDLVNLQELYLNHNLISSISTMAFLGLSNLLRLHLNSNKLKVIKREWFEPMPNLEILMIGENPVLSIYDLNFKPLGNLRSLVLTRMNLSQLPDNALTGLDTLESISFYDNIFPEVPHSALKNVKNLKFLDLNKNPISRIQRGDFVDMLHLKELGINSMPELISIDSFALNNLPELTKIEATNNPRLSYIHPNAFYKLPRLETLMLNGNALSALHRITVESLPNLREVSMHSNPIRCDCVVRWMNMNKTNIRFMEPDSLYCVEPPEYEGQHVRQVHFREMMEICLPLISPESMPGHIKAHKGNSVSLHCRAFAEPEPDIYWITPSGTRILPNSMSNKFYMHPEGTFDIYDISENEAGVYTCVAHNLVGADLKSVSVEVNGYFPQLASGSLNVVIKSVGTNFILVSWKGHPGTLAPSIKWYTLSDLNHPTTAFSTRVPSDIQLYNLSHLHPATQYKVCVDIRSIHYDHDTKCINVTTKGLELAAKDTAKWDAALITVFGVLLAVVSLACLFFYASLRNRYFYGNIRRYDSKALLTPVEATGLHSSFFTKLWDSGKGVPSGVEVKATVINVSDNAF, encoded by the coding sequence ATGAAGGACATGTCATTTGTTGATTGCCTCTTCATTGGGTTGGCTATGGCTTCTCTTGCTGTAGCCACTGAGGTGGGGCCCGACTGCCCgaagctttgtgtgtgtgaaatccGACCCTGGTTTTCTCCTACTTCAGTGTACATGGAGGTGCAGACGGTGGACTGTAATGACGTGGGACTCTTTAGTCTGTCAGAAAGATTACCAATGGGCACACAAGTTCTATTACTGCAAACAAACAACGTTGCCAAGATTGTTAAACCTTTGGATTACTTGGCCAATATCACAGAGATAGACCTATCACAAAACAACTTATCTTCTATCAGTGACATCCATTTGGGAAATCTTTCTCAGCTGGCATCCCTTCATCTGGAGGAGAACTGGATAGAGGAGTTACCTGAGCGATGCCTGTCCGACTTGGTTAACCTGCAGGAGCTCTACCTGAATCACAATCTCATCTCTTCTATTTCCACAATGGCTTTTCTGGGTCTAAGTAACCTGCTGCGGCTTCATCTCAACTCTAACAAGCTGAAGGTTATCAAGAGAGAATGGTTCGAACCCATGCCGAATCTGGAGATCTTAATGATTGGCGAGAACCCAGTTCTCTCCATTTATGATCTGAACTTCAAACCTCTTGGAAACCTCCGTAGTCTTGTTCTTACCAGAATGAACTTGTCTCAGCTACCAGACAATGCACTCACAGGTCTTGATACCTTGGAGAGCATTTCATTCTATGATAATATTTTCCCAGAAGTCCCCCATTCAGCcctgaaaaatgttaaaaatctaaaatttttggatctaaataaaaacccaaTATCCCGGATACAAAGAGGAGACTTTGTTGATATGCTGCATCTGAAAGAACTGGGGATTAATAGCATGCCAGAGCTAATTTCCATAGACAGCTTTGCTCTTAATAACCTCCCTGAGTTAACCAAAATAGAAGCCACTAACAATCCTAGACTCTCCTACATCCACCCCAATGCTTTCTACAAGCTACCACGACTGGAGACCCTCATGCTAAATGGCAATGCTCTCAGCGCCCTCCACAGGATAACCGTTGAGTCTCTCCCGAATCTCAGAGAAGTCAGCATGCACAGCAACCCTATCCGCTGTGACTGTGTAGTTCGCTGGATGAACATGAACAAAACCAACATTCGCTTCATGGAGCCTGATTCATTGTACTGTGTAGAACCTCCAGAGTATGAGGGCCAACATGTTCGACAGGTGCACTTCAGGGAGATGATGGAAATCTGCCTGCCACTAATATCCCCAGAAAGTATGCCAGGACACATAAAGGCACACAAAGGGAACTCTGTGTCACTCCACTGTCGGGCATTTGCTGAACCAGAGCCAGATATTTACTGGATTACCCCGTCTGGTACCAGGATCCTGCCGAATTCCATGTCTAACAAATTCTATATGCATCCAGAAGGAACATTCGACATCTACGATATATCCGAAAATGAAGCAGGTGTTTACACCTGTGTTGCGCACAATCTGGTTGGAGCTGACCTCAAATCTGTTTCAGTAGAGGTGAATGGATATTTTCCTCAACTTGCAAGTGGATCCCTGAATGTTGTGATTAAATCAGTGGGGACAAACTTCATCCTTGTTTCCTGGAAAGGTCATCCTGGCACTTTGGCCCCCAGTATTAAATGGTACACGCTATCTGATCTGAATCATCCCACAACAGCGTTTAGCACCAGGGTTCCTTCGGACATCCAGCTTTACAACCTCTCTCATCTCCACCCTGCCACCCAGTACAAAGTTTGTGTGGATATCCGCAGCATCCACTACGACCATGACACCAAATGCATCAATGTCACCACTAAGGGATTAGAGCTGGCAGCCAAGGACACAGCAAAATGGGATGCAGCGCTAATCACTGTCTTTGGAGTGCTCTTGGCAGTGGTTTCATTggcatgtctgtttttttatgcgTCTCTGAGGAACCGCTACTTTTATGGCAATATAAGGAGATATGACTCCAAGGCATTGCTTACACCAGTGGAAGCTACAGGTTTGCACTCTTCTTTCTTTACAAAGCTTTGGGATTCGGGTAAGGGTGTGCCGAGCGGAGTGGAAGTTAAAGCCACAGTCATAAATGTATCTGATAATGCCTTTTAA